From Anaerolineae bacterium:
CCAGGTCTTTGTTCATCGTGCAGCTCCTTTCATGGGAGAGATGAGATGGACGAAATTTGGTCTTCAGGACAACCGGTGATAGGTGCGCAGTTGGCGCACAAAACCGTTGATCGGGGTCTCCAATCCCGAGGCTGGACCGAACGGGTCAGGGCATTCCTCCGCCGGCACTCCCATCAGCACGCGGAAGGTGTTGGCCGCGCCGTATGCCAGTACCTCCAGGTCATATCCTCCTTCCAGCGTGAAGACCAGCCGGCCGCCGCACAGTTCCTCCGCCATCATCCGCAGTAGCTCCGCAATCTGGGCGTACCCCTTCAGCGAAAGGCTCAGGCCGGCCAATGGGTCGCGCCAGTGGGCGTCGTAGCCGGCGGAAACCAGGATGAGTTGGGGCTGGAAGCGCCGCGCCAGCGGGAAAAGCAGTTCGACGAAGATGTAGCGGAAGCCCTCATCCCCCACCCCATACGGAAGGGGCACGTTGACCGTATACCCCTGGCCGCGCCCCTCCCCGATCTCCTGCCAGTGTCCAGTGCCGGGGTAGAACGGGTACTGGTGGGTGGAGAAGTACAGCACGCGGTCGTCCTCGTAGAAGGCCTCCTGCGTGCCGTTGCCGTGATGCACGTCGAAGTCCACGATGAGCACCCGCTGGAGGCCGGCCTGTTCTAGGGCATATACCGCGGCGATGGCCACGTTGTTGAACAGACAGAAGCCCATGCCGTGTGCCGGCCGAGCGTGATGTCCCGGCGGCCGCACCAGGGCAAAGGCGTTGTCCAGCCGGCCCTCCAGCACCGCCCGCACTACCTCCACCAGGCCGCCGGCGGCCATCAGCGCCGCCTCGTAGGAGCGCGGGACGACATACGTATCGGCGTCCAGGAACCCGCCGCCTCGCTC
This genomic window contains:
- a CDS encoding histone deacetylase, with translation MTTGYVYDPIFLEHDLPGHPENNRRLLAIMQALEESALLPALTPVSAQPVDIGLLQRVHTPLYRQYVERMAERGGGFLDADTYVVPRSYEAALMAAGGLVEVVRAVLEGRLDNAFALVRPPGHHARPAHGMGFCLFNNVAIAAVYALEQAGLQRVLIVDFDVHHGNGTQEAFYEDDRVLYFSTHQYPFYPGTGHWQEIGEGRGQGYTVNVPLPYGVGDEGFRYIFVELLFPLARRFQPQLILVSAGYDAHWRDPLAGLSLSLKGYAQIAELLRMMAEELCGGRLVFTLEGGYDLEVLAYGAANTFRVLMGVPAEECPDPFGPASGLETPINGFVRQLRTYHRLS